The nucleotide window GAATAGCGGCCCGGCGCCGGCCGGTTCCGGCATCTGCGCGTGTTGCCTCCATGTCCGTCGACAATCCCTGTCTCACCTGTGGCGCCTGCTGCGCCTATTTTCGTGTGTCCTTCTTCTGGGGCGAATGCACGTCGTCCGGCGGCACTGTGCCCGAGCAACTGGTGGTGCAGGTCAGCCCCTACCACGTGGCGATGCAGGGCACCGAGGCCAAGCCAGCCCGCTGCGTCGGCCTGCTGGGTGAAGTCGGTTGTGGCGTGCGCTGCACGCTGTACGAGCAGCGCTCGAGCACCTGTCGTGAGTTCGAAGCCGCCTGGAGCAATGGCGAGCCCAACCCGCATTGCGACGCGGCGCGCGCGGCGCATGGCCTGCCGCCGCTGGTGCCGCCGCTGCAGCCGCACCTGTCACCCGATCGCGTCGCCTGAGGCGCACGCCTGCACGAGAGTTGCCCTGGCGGCGCCATCGGCCTCTAGAATGTCCGCTTCGTTCTGGAGGTAATGGATGGACGCTCTCGACCTGTTGCTCAACCGTGTTTCGGTTACCCGGCTGTGCGATCCGGCTCCCGATGCCGCGCAGCTCGACCTGCTGTTTCGCGCCGCGCTGCGCGCGCCGGATCATGCCCAGCTGCGACCCTGGCGTTTCCTGACCATCGCGGGGCCGGCCCGTGACCAGCTGGGCGAGTTGTTCGCCACGGCACTGCAGGCGCGCGACCCGCACTGCGCGCAAGAGGCCCTGCACAAGGCGCGCAGCATGCCGTTGCGCGCGCCGTTGCTGGTGGTGGTGATTGCGCATCTGCAGGCCCATCCGAAGGTGCCCGAAGGCGAGCAGCTGCTCGCCGCCGGCTGCGCGGCCCACGGATTGCTGCTCGCCGCTCACGCTCAGGGCATTGGTGCGGTGTGGCGTACCGGTGATTTCGCCTATGACGCGCAGGTCGCCGCTGGCCTTGGTCTGGCGGCGAACGAGCGCGTGCTGGGTTTTCTCTATCTGGGCACGCCGGAAGGGCGGGTACGCGCGGCGCCGGTGCTCGATCCGGCCGACTTCGTCAGCGCCTGGCCGTCGCGCTGATTAAGCGAGCGGCAGGCGCAGGCTGGCGATGAACCCGCCGGCCGGGTGGTTGCCCAGCTGCAGCTGGCCGCCGTGGCGTTCCGCCGCGCGACGGGCGATGGCCAGGCCCAGGCCATGACCGGCGGCGGTCTGCCCCGGCGCGCGGAAGAACGGCTCGCTCAACTGCGACAGATGCGCGGCATCCACGCCCGGACCGTGGTCGCGCACGCTGAGCGTCAGCCAGTCGCCCTCCCGGTGCGCCTGCAGTTCGATGGGCTGATCGGCCGGATTGAATCGCAGGGCGTTGCGCAGCAGGTTGTCGAGGGCACGTTCGAGCATGTCCGGCCAACCGCGCAACGTGCTGTCGGGGTCGATGTGGCTGTCGATGCGCTGATCCGGTGCGACGATGCGCGCGTTGTCCTTGAGCTGCTCGAAGATCGTCGGCAGGTCAATGGTCTGCGCCGAGCCGGGCTCGGCATCCATCCGGGCCAGTTCCAGCACCTCGCCGATCAGCGCTTCCAGGCGATCACACTCCTTGGTCAGGCGCGGCCAGAGCGCCTCGCGCTCGGCCGGTGTGGCGCGTTCGGCCAGCGCAAGGGCGATGCGCAGGCGTGCCAGCGGTGAGCGCAATTCATGGGACACGTCGCGCAGCAGCTGGCGCTGGCTGCCGATCAGCGTCTGCAGGCGGGCGCCCATGCGGTTGAAGTCGCCGGCCAGCACGCCCAGTTCATCGCGTCGCCTGGCCAGGCGCGCCAGCGAGTTCTGCTGATAGGTGGTCTGGCCAAGATCGTGGACGGCGCTGCGCAGGCGATCGAGCGGCCGCGTGATGGACAGCGTCAGCAGCAGGCTGAAGCCGCTCAGCACCACCAGCGCGATCGCTAGCGCGCTGAGCGGCCAGAACAGGCTGCCGCGGTGCCAGGCCCGTAGCTCGGGATGCGGAATACGGTAGATGAACAGGTAGGTATCGCCGCTGGCTGGGCTGGTGTAGTCCTCGGTCAGCCGGCGCCAGGGCAGCGAGTGATCGCGGTCGCGTTGACGTGCCTCGAACGCTGCGGCGCGTGGCGGGAAGGTGCCGCGAATGACCGGCTGGCCGTTCTCGCCCAGCACTTGCACGTCGATGTGCGCGCGATGCCGGTGCTGCTCCAGCAGGCGCTGGGCCGCAACTGCACCCTGTTGCTCGTAGACCCGGGTCCAGGTCTCCGCGAGGCCGCTGACAGCGGGGTGGCGGCTGAGAATCCAGGCGTCCTGGTTCAGCGCATGCCCGAGCAGCAGTGCCAGGCCGGCGACCAGTGCAATGGCGAGCCAGAAGGTTGCGAGAATGCGCCAGAACAGTGATCGCACGGCTGTCTCCACGGCGAAGCCCGGCCGGAGCGTGCGCACCGGCCGGGCGGTTGGTAAGTGCGACGATCAGTTCTGCTGATCGCGCTCGGCTTTCCACTTGAGGAACTCGGCGCGTTCGGCGCGCCTTTCTGCCATCTTCTTCAGGCTTTCGTCGAAGGCCTTCTGCTGCTCGGGCTTGAGCAGCGCGCGCATCTGCTTGTGAATGTCATCGCGGCTCTTCTGGATCTCGTCCTGCATGGCCTTGCGTTCGGCTTCCGGCAGCTTGTCCAGGTAGCGCTGGGTGACGGCTCGACGCTGTTGCATCTGCTCGCCCATCAGCTTGTGCATTTCGCGTTGCTGTTCGCGGGTCAGGTCCAGTTCCTGAAACATCCGCGGGCCCTGTTTGCCGCCCATTGGGCACTGGCCGCCGTCCCGCATGGCGCCGGGCATGGCCATGACGGCAGTGGGAATAGCGGTGACGAACAGCAGGGCGATGAGGGATTTGCGCATCTTGGTTACTCCTGTGATGAAAGCCGGTTCGCGGACTCTGCGCCGGGTTTTCCGGGCGGCGGCTGGTCTGTGACCGGATGAGTTCAGTCTAGGGAGGGCAAGGTCAAGCGCGGTCAGCGTCGGGTAAAGGCTCGGTAAAGACGCTCAGCCGGCGTACAGGTAGCCGCGTCCGCGCAGCGCGACGATGCGCGGGCTGCCGTCGGCATGCGGACCGAGCTTGCGCCGCAGGTTGCTGACATGCATGTCGAGGCTGCGGTCGTAGAGGGTCAGTTTGCGTCCCAGGGCATGCTGGGCGAGGGCCTGCTTGTCCAGCGGTTCGCCGGGCTGGGCGAGCAGCGCTTCGAGGATGCGGCCCTCGGATAGCGTCAAGCTGACATCGTGTCCGCCGATACTGGCGACGCCGCGCGCCGGGCTGTAGCACAGGTCGCCACGTTCCAGCTGGCTGGGCGTGGCCGGCGGCAGGCTGCGGCGCAGCACGGCACGCAGGCGCGCCGTGAGTTCGCGTGGGTCGCAGGGCTTGGCCAGGTAGTCGTCGGCACCAAGCTCTAGGCCGAGGATGCGGTCCAGCGGTTCGCCGCGCCCGGA belongs to Pseudomonas phenolilytica and includes:
- a CDS encoding response regulator transcription factor encodes the protein MNELLLIDDDHELCELLISWLAQEGFVAHACHDGQSARAALAEFQPAAVVLDVMLPDGSGLELLKQLRSEHPGLPVLMLSGRGEPLDRILGLELGADDYLAKPCDPRELTARLRAVLRRSLPPATPSQLERGDLCYSPARGVASIGGHDVSLTLSEGRILEALLAQPGEPLDKQALAQHALGRKLTLYDRSLDMHVSNLRRKLGPHADGSPRIVALRGRGYLYAG
- a CDS encoding sensor histidine kinase encodes the protein MRSLFWRILATFWLAIALVAGLALLLGHALNQDAWILSRHPAVSGLAETWTRVYEQQGAVAAQRLLEQHRHRAHIDVQVLGENGQPVIRGTFPPRAAAFEARQRDRDHSLPWRRLTEDYTSPASGDTYLFIYRIPHPELRAWHRGSLFWPLSALAIALVVLSGFSLLLTLSITRPLDRLRSAVHDLGQTTYQQNSLARLARRRDELGVLAGDFNRMGARLQTLIGSQRQLLRDVSHELRSPLARLRIALALAERATPAEREALWPRLTKECDRLEALIGEVLELARMDAEPGSAQTIDLPTIFEQLKDNARIVAPDQRIDSHIDPDSTLRGWPDMLERALDNLLRNALRFNPADQPIELQAHREGDWLTLSVRDHGPGVDAAHLSQLSEPFFRAPGQTAAGHGLGLAIARRAAERHGGQLQLGNHPAGGFIASLRLPLA
- a CDS encoding Spy/CpxP family protein refolding chaperone, with the protein product MRKSLIALLFVTAIPTAVMAMPGAMRDGGQCPMGGKQGPRMFQELDLTREQQREMHKLMGEQMQQRRAVTQRYLDKLPEAERKAMQDEIQKSRDDIHKQMRALLKPEQQKAFDESLKKMAERRAERAEFLKWKAERDQQN
- a CDS encoding YkgJ family cysteine cluster protein; amino-acid sequence: MSVDNPCLTCGACCAYFRVSFFWGECTSSGGTVPEQLVVQVSPYHVAMQGTEAKPARCVGLLGEVGCGVRCTLYEQRSSTCREFEAAWSNGEPNPHCDAARAAHGLPPLVPPLQPHLSPDRVA
- a CDS encoding nitroreductase family protein translates to MDALDLLLNRVSVTRLCDPAPDAAQLDLLFRAALRAPDHAQLRPWRFLTIAGPARDQLGELFATALQARDPHCAQEALHKARSMPLRAPLLVVVIAHLQAHPKVPEGEQLLAAGCAAHGLLLAAHAQGIGAVWRTGDFAYDAQVAAGLGLAANERVLGFLYLGTPEGRVRAAPVLDPADFVSAWPSR